A genomic segment from Selenihalanaerobacter shriftii encodes:
- a CDS encoding GNAT family N-acetyltransferase: MNHNLENKLSKNLPRDISALGFVQNYPIKKVYQVGNSYIILGKSDHLWAYVSSEDKDELIHLINKYKYETKYFASIESWMKPIIQKNKDVEWELQTKRFIFPEHLEIGVLDNRVKRLKSSDANYIYNNSHYKEVTSIKYIQERINQGVSAGITKNNKLIAWGLTHDDNALGFLHVLPEYRRQGYAEEITKCLIQKQRSENKEVFLNIEIDNFKSESLATKLGFVFDRKISWFKI, encoded by the coding sequence ATGAATCATAATCTAGAAAATAAACTTAGCAAAAATTTACCTCGGGACATAAGCGCATTAGGGTTTGTTCAGAATTATCCAATAAAAAAAGTATATCAAGTAGGGAATTCCTACATTATCTTAGGTAAAAGTGATCACCTATGGGCCTATGTTTCTAGTGAGGATAAAGATGAGCTAATTCATCTTATCAATAAATATAAATATGAAACAAAGTATTTTGCCTCAATTGAAAGCTGGATGAAACCTATTATACAGAAGAATAAGGATGTAGAATGGGAATTACAGACTAAGCGTTTTATTTTTCCCGAACATCTAGAAATTGGGGTATTAGACAATAGGGTTAAACGACTTAAAAGTTCAGATGCAAATTATATATATAATAATTCTCATTATAAAGAGGTTACTTCCATTAAATACATACAAGAACGTATCAATCAGGGAGTATCTGCTGGAATAACTAAAAATAATAAACTTATAGCATGGGGATTAACCCATGATGATAATGCATTAGGTTTTTTGCATGTGCTTCCTGAATATAGGAGACAAGGATATGCCGAGGAGATTACAAAATGTTTAATACAAAAGCAAAGAAGTGAGAATAAAGAAGTCTTTTTAAATATTGAAATTGATAATTTCAAATCTGAAAGCTTAGCAACTAAACTGGGATTTGTTTTTGATAGAAAGATAAGTTGGTTTAAGATTTAA